One Paraburkholderia flagellata genomic window carries:
- a CDS encoding MFS transporter — protein MAERTTDIANSMKRNINMLPQSPVYSHNDDYLTGPREAWFAFAMTFALMFFDFVDRQVIVSLFPHIRSAWHLSDKQLGSLVSVISVVVGAGGIPVALVADRMGRVKSIVAMALAWSLATISCMFTANYAQLFAARAVVGIGEAGYGSVGVALISTLFPVRLRSAVLGAFYAAPSLGSVLGVVLGGVIAATWGWQAAFGVVGVPGLVLALLYLRVRDYRTPALRSDSKQAAQSLAQTLKPVFGTMARTRTLLWVCAGASAQLITVSAIWSWLPSYLNRFHGMPPDAAARSAAVAVLVGAVSSTVWGIVVGRIAVRRPRNKLLALAVLCLMTWAVFAVAFGGTYSGDAQFRVILVGAFFMNCTVGVVAGIAMDIIHPGVRSTGAAVVSLFQNVCGLATGPFLAGILSDQWGLQRALAVTPVCSIVAAVCFVVAMRSYDSDVTRISNGTPDMVPVAADAVSQGTAA, from the coding sequence GTGGCTGAGCGTACGACAGACATCGCCAATTCGATGAAAAGGAACATCAACATGCTGCCCCAAAGCCCAGTCTACAGTCACAACGACGATTACTTGACGGGTCCGCGTGAGGCGTGGTTCGCCTTCGCGATGACGTTCGCACTCATGTTCTTCGATTTCGTCGATCGACAGGTGATCGTCTCGCTCTTTCCTCACATCCGGAGCGCATGGCATCTCAGCGACAAGCAGTTGGGCTCGCTGGTCTCCGTCATTTCCGTAGTTGTGGGTGCGGGCGGCATACCCGTTGCGCTGGTGGCGGACCGCATGGGGCGTGTGAAAAGCATCGTTGCGATGGCGCTCGCATGGAGTCTCGCCACGATCTCGTGCATGTTCACGGCCAACTATGCCCAGTTGTTCGCCGCGCGCGCGGTGGTGGGGATCGGCGAAGCGGGCTATGGATCGGTCGGCGTGGCCCTCATCTCGACGCTGTTTCCCGTGCGTTTGCGCAGCGCCGTGCTCGGGGCCTTCTACGCCGCCCCGTCGTTGGGTTCGGTGCTCGGCGTGGTGCTGGGCGGGGTCATCGCGGCCACGTGGGGCTGGCAAGCGGCCTTCGGCGTGGTCGGCGTACCGGGGCTCGTGCTGGCCCTGCTTTATCTGCGCGTGCGCGACTACCGGACCCCCGCGCTGAGGTCCGACTCGAAGCAGGCAGCACAGTCGCTGGCGCAGACGCTCAAGCCCGTCTTCGGGACCATGGCGCGCACACGGACGCTGCTATGGGTCTGCGCAGGCGCATCAGCCCAACTGATTACGGTGTCAGCCATCTGGTCCTGGCTGCCGAGCTACCTCAATCGCTTCCACGGCATGCCGCCGGACGCGGCGGCCAGGTCGGCGGCGGTGGCCGTACTGGTCGGTGCTGTCAGCAGCACGGTCTGGGGCATCGTGGTGGGGCGCATCGCCGTTCGCAGGCCCCGCAACAAGCTGCTCGCGCTGGCCGTGCTGTGCCTGATGACGTGGGCGGTTTTCGCCGTGGCGTTCGGCGGTACGTACAGTGGGGACGCGCAGTTCAGGGTGATCCTGGTGGGGGCCTTTTTCATGAACTGCACCGTGGGGGTGGTGGCGGGCATTGCCATGGACATCATTCACCCGGGAGTGCGCTCTACGGGTGCTGCCGTGGTTTCCCTGTTTCAGAACGTCTGCGGGCTGGCGACGGGGCCGTTCCTGGCTGGCATCCTGTCCGACCAGTGGGGTCTGCAGCGGGCATTGGCGGTTACGCCCGTATGCAGCATCGTGGCCGCGGTGTGCTTCGTCGTCGCCATGCGCAGCTACGATTCGGATGTCACCCGGATCTCGAATGGGACGCCGGACATGGTGCCAGTCGCTGCCGATGCGGTGAGCCAGGGCACTGCGGCCTGA
- a CDS encoding MFS transporter produces the protein MNLSTSDVLPAGSASATRSTRAYAWLVFALMFCLLLSDYMSRQALNALFPVLKTQWGISDTQLGSISSIVPLAVGVLTLPFSVVADRWGRAKSIALMAALWSVATIGCALAANYQEMFVARLFVGVGEAAYGSVGLAMLVSLFPRHMRSSIVGGFTSAAAFGSVLGVSLSGFIAVRFGWRWSMGVMAIFGLLLAIIYCFVVTESRIARAHPDEAGASPAQGRATLTLRSLFFGLFPSRSVFCAYLGSALQIFIQGTLFVWLPSYLNRYWGMPVSKAAVVAAGLVLVSGMGQFLCGVATDWICRESSLKRWNMAIVYCLALGVLLAIALRMPPGNLQLALLAPAVLFLASSFGTCGAIIATATPPAFHGSAFATLTLFNNVLGLAAGPFVTGVISDAVGLQAALRWLPWAAVLPLTVYFIGRWCCLQEARRG, from the coding sequence TTGAACCTTTCTACGAGTGACGTCTTGCCGGCCGGATCGGCTTCGGCTACCCGCAGCACCCGAGCCTACGCGTGGCTGGTTTTCGCGCTGATGTTTTGCCTCTTGTTGTCCGACTACATGTCGCGGCAGGCGCTCAATGCCTTGTTCCCGGTCCTGAAGACGCAGTGGGGGATCTCCGATACGCAACTGGGTTCGATCAGCAGCATCGTGCCGCTGGCGGTGGGCGTGCTGACGCTGCCGTTTTCCGTCGTCGCGGATCGTTGGGGGCGGGCCAAAAGCATTGCCCTGATGGCCGCGCTGTGGAGTGTTGCCACGATCGGCTGTGCGCTTGCCGCGAACTATCAGGAGATGTTCGTTGCCCGTCTATTCGTTGGCGTCGGCGAGGCAGCTTACGGAAGTGTCGGGCTCGCGATGCTCGTGAGCCTCTTTCCGCGGCATATGCGCTCCAGTATCGTCGGCGGCTTCACGTCCGCGGCGGCCTTCGGGTCCGTGCTCGGTGTTTCGCTTTCGGGCTTCATCGCTGTGCGCTTCGGCTGGCGCTGGTCGATGGGCGTCATGGCGATATTCGGCCTCCTGCTGGCCATCATTTACTGCTTCGTCGTCACGGAAAGCAGGATCGCGCGCGCCCATCCGGACGAAGCAGGCGCAAGCCCCGCGCAAGGCCGAGCCACGTTGACACTCCGGTCGCTCTTCTTTGGACTGTTTCCGTCGCGCTCGGTGTTTTGCGCATATCTCGGCAGCGCCCTTCAAATCTTCATTCAGGGCACGCTATTCGTGTGGCTGCCGAGCTACCTGAATCGGTATTGGGGTATGCCTGTCAGCAAAGCCGCCGTGGTGGCGGCCGGTCTGGTGCTGGTGAGCGGCATGGGCCAGTTCCTGTGCGGCGTGGCGACGGACTGGATCTGCCGGGAGTCGTCGCTCAAGCGGTGGAATATGGCGATCGTGTATTGCCTCGCGCTGGGCGTCTTGCTGGCAATTGCATTGCGCATGCCGCCGGGCAACCTGCAACTCGCGCTGCTTGCCCCCGCGGTGCTCTTTCTTGCCAGTTCGTTTGGCACCTGCGGGGCGATCATCGCCACGGCCACGCCGCCGGCGTTTCACGGATCGGCCTTTGCCACGCTGACGCTGTTCAACAATGTACTGGGCCTTGCCGCCGGTCCCTTCGTCACTGGCGTGATATCGGACGCTGTGGGCCTTCAGGCCGCCCTGCGTTGGCTTCCATGGGCGGCCGTGCTGCCCTTGACGGTCTACTTCATAGGCCGGTGGTGCTGTCTCCAGGAGGCGCGCCGTGGCTGA
- a CDS encoding 3-keto-5-aminohexanoate cleavage protein, with translation MHFIDDSLLPENQQPLVIQAAPYGPQWLPGDSNDVPVTMAEQVQKAVDCYNAGATVLHVHVREADGKGSKRLSKFNEMLDRLRSAVPNMVLQVGGSISFAPESEGDIARWLNDDTRHGLAELNPRPDQVTVAINTSQMNTAELKVRTDVLHTSWEDLENSPYREMTIPAGPAFVDEHIRRLVANGIQPHFQIGHLAQLETLGRMIRRGKYMGPLVLNWVAIGGGMDGPNPRAMMEFINHVPDGAVLTIEGTNRPHWPLTTMGICLGMHVRCGIEDTLQDDLGERIPSVKQVEKMVRISRELNREIATGEEAKRIYQIGVNYGSIEETLAKNGYPPLRKPGQRGFLLYDGAYFPGESQRAAEADHQAEVQRRLDALARGDWKAATAA, from the coding sequence ATGCATTTCATCGATGACTCCCTGCTGCCCGAGAACCAGCAGCCCCTCGTCATTCAAGCCGCGCCCTACGGCCCGCAATGGCTGCCCGGCGACTCGAACGATGTGCCCGTAACGATGGCCGAGCAGGTACAAAAAGCCGTGGACTGCTACAACGCCGGCGCGACCGTTTTGCACGTGCACGTGCGCGAAGCCGACGGCAAGGGCTCCAAGCGCCTATCGAAGTTCAACGAGATGCTGGACCGTCTGCGTTCCGCCGTGCCGAACATGGTCCTGCAAGTGGGCGGCTCGATTTCGTTTGCACCTGAAAGCGAAGGCGACATTGCCCGCTGGCTGAACGACGACACGCGCCACGGTCTGGCGGAGTTGAACCCGCGCCCCGACCAGGTGACGGTCGCCATCAACACCAGCCAGATGAATACCGCGGAGTTGAAGGTGCGCACGGACGTCCTGCACACGTCGTGGGAAGACCTGGAGAACAGTCCCTACCGCGAGATGACCATTCCCGCCGGCCCGGCTTTCGTGGACGAGCACATCCGCCGCCTCGTGGCCAATGGCATTCAGCCCCACTTCCAGATTGGCCACCTGGCGCAGCTCGAAACGCTGGGGCGCATGATCCGCCGCGGCAAGTACATGGGCCCGCTGGTGCTGAACTGGGTGGCCATCGGCGGCGGCATGGATGGCCCGAATCCGCGCGCCATGATGGAGTTCATCAATCACGTTCCCGACGGTGCCGTGCTGACCATCGAAGGCACGAACCGTCCTCACTGGCCGCTGACCACTATGGGCATCTGCCTCGGCATGCATGTGCGGTGCGGTATCGAAGACACGCTGCAGGACGACCTCGGCGAGCGCATTCCCTCCGTGAAGCAGGTCGAAAAGATGGTGCGCATCTCGCGCGAACTGAACCGCGAAATCGCCACTGGGGAGGAAGCCAAACGCATTTACCAGATCGGCGTAAATTACGGCAGCATCGAAGAAACGCTGGCCAAAAACGGCTATCCGCCGTTGCGCAAGCCCGGACAGCGCGGCTTCCTGTTGTACGACGGCGCCTACTTCCCCGGCGAAAGCCAGCGTGCCGCGGAAGCCGACCATCAGGCGGAAGTCCAGCGACGCCTCGACGCGCTCGCGCGCGGTGACTGGAAAGCAGCGACAGCTGCGTGA
- a CDS encoding GntR family transcriptional regulator produces the protein MARQKTQELPDLGTLLKPRDQLMLAVEDAVLRGNEWAQASMPVAAQIAARIAGAITLNHIEAGKRLLEGDIGEVLHVSRAPVREALRILERDRLVAFEARRGAIVTQPDARELRDIFAVRTVLYSALIEELLAERPEDLGKVFDEHVKALERTMNESLDAYVLEGFLLNFAVFDLSSNLVLADMLKSISLRVLRYNRLAFATHPESIAQSIRGWRDLRRAVASRDLARVLKCVRARMDTSRDNAIRAVEKPEGSTPARRKARAA, from the coding sequence ATGGCAAGACAGAAAACGCAAGAACTTCCCGATCTCGGCACCTTGCTCAAACCGAGGGACCAACTGATGCTGGCGGTGGAAGATGCCGTCTTGCGCGGAAACGAGTGGGCGCAGGCGTCCATGCCCGTGGCGGCGCAGATCGCAGCCCGCATCGCGGGTGCCATCACGCTCAATCACATCGAAGCGGGCAAGCGGCTTCTTGAAGGCGACATCGGCGAGGTTCTGCACGTGAGCCGTGCGCCGGTCCGCGAAGCGCTGCGCATTCTCGAACGCGACCGCCTGGTTGCGTTCGAGGCACGACGTGGAGCGATCGTGACGCAGCCGGACGCGCGTGAACTGCGCGATATCTTCGCGGTGCGCACCGTGCTGTATTCGGCCCTCATCGAAGAGTTGCTCGCCGAGCGTCCGGAGGACCTCGGCAAAGTATTCGACGAGCACGTGAAGGCGCTCGAGCGCACCATGAACGAATCGCTCGATGCCTACGTCCTGGAAGGCTTCCTGCTGAACTTTGCCGTGTTCGACCTGAGCAGCAATCTCGTGCTCGCGGACATGCTGAAGTCCATCTCGCTGCGTGTCTTGCGCTATAACCGGCTGGCGTTCGCCACGCATCCCGAGAGCATCGCGCAGTCGATTCGCGGCTGGCGCGATCTGCGCCGCGCGGTGGCGTCGCGCGATCTGGCGCGCGTGCTCAAGTGCGTGCGGGCGCGCATGGACACTTCGCGCGACAACGCCATCCGCGCGGTCGAAAAGCCCGAGGGGAGCACGCCTGCGCGTCGCAAGGCACGCGCCGCCTGA
- a CDS encoding response regulator transcription factor, producing the protein METILLVDDDARILAPLQVLLEAEGYRVLLAPDGEAAGSMTDLEHPDLIVTDWMMPVLDGVAFCRRLKTNNATASIPVVMLTAAVPPAQAEPLWDALLTKPAPVAGLIEVIHDLMAVSRSRRRH; encoded by the coding sequence GTGGAAACGATCCTGCTGGTTGACGATGACGCAAGAATTCTTGCTCCCCTGCAAGTACTGCTGGAGGCAGAAGGTTACCGTGTCCTCCTTGCACCGGACGGGGAGGCGGCCGGCAGCATGACGGACCTCGAACACCCGGATCTGATTGTTACCGACTGGATGATGCCGGTGCTCGACGGGGTTGCCTTCTGTCGGCGTCTCAAGACAAATAACGCCACGGCCAGCATTCCTGTCGTGATGCTCACAGCCGCGGTGCCCCCTGCGCAGGCAGAGCCGCTCTGGGACGCGCTGTTGACAAAACCGGCGCCGGTCGCGGGTCTTATTGAGGTGATTCACGACCTCATGGCGGTCTCAAGGAGCAGAAGACGCCATTGA
- a CDS encoding CaiB/BaiF CoA transferase family protein, producing MQTDNGSLPLAGVRVLDFSRILAGPWSAMVLGDLGAEVIKVEHPERGDDTRDWGLRIGRTETAYFNSVNRNKRSIALDLQTPEGQRIAQDLAKTCDVVIQNFKFGGAEKLGLGYEQLSRENPRLIYCSISGYDRAGPEAARPGYDLVVQGEAGLMALNGEAEQPPLKFGVAAVDLFTGMYSAQAMLAALFERERTGRGRHIEMALFDCGLMITAYYGLEALAMGEDPPRYGNAHPSIVPYGVFDAADGPLVITVGNNSQFERFCREVIERPDLADDARFKTNILRSQNREMLLPELTRELGNRPRVLLLERLANASIPCGEVAGLREALFSKRAMDAGLVTEQPHPYTASGTTYVLAPPWRFDGERLPVRRPPPQLGEGTHDVLQGELGVSDQELAALREKGVI from the coding sequence ATGCAAACCGACAACGGAAGCCTGCCGCTGGCAGGCGTGCGCGTGCTCGACTTCTCGCGGATTCTGGCCGGGCCGTGGAGCGCCATGGTGCTGGGCGACCTGGGCGCAGAGGTCATCAAGGTCGAGCACCCGGAGCGGGGCGACGATACGCGCGATTGGGGCCTGCGTATCGGGCGCACCGAGACTGCGTACTTCAACAGTGTGAATCGCAACAAGCGCTCGATTGCGCTGGATCTGCAGACGCCCGAGGGCCAGCGCATCGCGCAGGATCTCGCGAAGACCTGCGACGTCGTGATCCAGAATTTCAAGTTCGGCGGGGCGGAAAAGCTCGGGCTCGGCTACGAACAACTGAGCCGCGAGAACCCGCGTCTCATCTATTGCTCGATCTCAGGCTACGACCGCGCTGGCCCCGAGGCCGCGCGGCCCGGCTATGACCTCGTCGTGCAGGGCGAAGCGGGCCTCATGGCGCTGAACGGCGAAGCGGAGCAGCCGCCTCTGAAGTTTGGCGTTGCGGCCGTCGATCTGTTCACGGGCATGTATTCGGCGCAGGCCATGCTCGCGGCGCTGTTTGAGCGCGAGCGCACCGGGCGCGGACGCCACATCGAAATGGCCCTGTTCGACTGCGGGCTAATGATTACCGCCTACTATGGACTGGAGGCGCTCGCGATGGGCGAGGACCCGCCGCGCTATGGCAACGCGCATCCGTCGATCGTGCCTTACGGCGTGTTCGACGCAGCGGATGGTCCGCTCGTCATTACCGTGGGCAACAACAGCCAGTTCGAACGCTTCTGCCGGGAGGTGATCGAGCGCCCCGATCTGGCCGACGACGCGCGTTTCAAGACCAACATCCTGCGATCGCAAAACCGCGAGATGCTGCTGCCCGAACTCACGCGCGAACTGGGTAACCGGCCGCGCGTGCTGCTGCTCGAACGGCTCGCCAACGCGAGCATTCCGTGCGGGGAAGTCGCGGGGCTGCGCGAGGCGCTGTTTTCGAAGCGCGCGATGGACGCGGGCCTGGTGACCGAACAACCACATCCGTATACGGCCAGCGGCACGACGTACGTGCTCGCGCCGCCGTGGCGCTTCGACGGTGAACGTTTGCCGGTACGCCGGCCGCCTCCGCAGCTTGGCGAAGGTACGCACGACGTTCTGCAAGGCGAGCTTGGGGTGTCGGATCAGGAACTGGCGGCGCTGCGAGAGAAGGGCGTCATCTGA
- a CDS encoding TauD/TfdA dioxygenase family protein, whose protein sequence is MRIERLTCTIGAEISGVHLGDAARDDALFAEIKALLLKHKVLFLRDQNITRAEHVAFARRFGELEDHPVAGSDPDHPGLVQIYRSDKKENYENSYHTDGSWRPCPSMGAVLRCVECPEVGGDTIWVDMGAAYRNLPDEIKRRIDGLRAKHSIEHSFGAAMAPEARAKLADDNPMVEHPVVRTHPETGEKVLYVNGFTTHFANFHTPENVRYGQDKTPGASHLLNYLISQAYIPEFQVRFRWKPNSVAIWDNRATQHYAVHDYWPEPRKMERAGIIGDRPF, encoded by the coding sequence ATGCGAATCGAACGATTGACCTGCACCATCGGCGCCGAAATCTCCGGCGTTCATCTGGGCGATGCTGCGCGCGATGACGCGCTGTTTGCCGAAATCAAGGCGCTCCTGCTCAAGCACAAGGTGCTGTTTCTGCGCGACCAGAACATTACGCGGGCGGAGCACGTCGCATTCGCACGGCGCTTCGGCGAGCTGGAGGACCATCCTGTTGCCGGCAGCGATCCGGATCATCCGGGGCTCGTGCAGATCTATCGCAGCGACAAGAAGGAGAACTACGAAAACAGCTATCACACCGACGGCTCCTGGCGGCCATGCCCTTCGATGGGCGCGGTGTTGCGCTGTGTCGAGTGTCCCGAAGTCGGCGGCGACACCATCTGGGTCGACATGGGTGCGGCCTACCGCAACCTGCCTGATGAGATCAAGCGGCGCATCGACGGGCTGCGCGCCAAACACAGCATCGAGCATTCCTTTGGCGCCGCGATGGCGCCCGAGGCAAGAGCGAAGCTGGCCGACGACAATCCGATGGTCGAGCATCCGGTGGTGCGCACGCACCCCGAGACGGGCGAAAAGGTGCTGTACGTGAACGGCTTCACGACGCACTTCGCGAACTTCCACACGCCTGAAAACGTGCGCTACGGGCAGGACAAGACGCCCGGCGCGAGCCATCTGCTCAACTATCTGATCAGCCAGGCCTATATCCCCGAATTCCAGGTGCGTTTTCGCTGGAAGCCCAACAGCGTGGCCATCTGGGACAATCGCGCCACGCAGCACTACGCCGTGCACGACTACTGGCCCGAGCCGCGCAAGATGGAACGCGCCGGCATCATCGGCGACCGGCCGTTCTGA
- a CDS encoding AraC family transcriptional regulator, translating to MPLLVRAASLAKFSEIVRSTGIDPVRTLRDAGLDPSCLATPDLRIPESGLAQVIEGAARHAGCGALGVRVGEAWRLSDFGPLSLYLQHQPTLRQVLAQIESYRHLLSDSVVIHVEETGDVALVHVGLVTGRPHPGPEMVELTVGVVFSLMRSILGPNYAPRSVHFSHAAPASLAVHRRFFGRNVEFDSEFDSIVLARQDLDRANPLADVHLARYAKDLLDLQPRYSTESLADNVRRTIHVLLPRGQGAIEPVSFRLGRTPRTLQRQLEQSGQRFSALLNEVRASLAVRYLEQQRHSMSDIGNLLGFSELSAFSRWFSAEFGKPPSVWRNEHLTQMLAGTDQRG from the coding sequence ATGCCCCTCCTGGTTCGAGCCGCCTCCCTGGCCAAGTTTTCGGAGATCGTCCGAAGCACCGGCATCGACCCGGTTCGCACGCTGCGCGACGCGGGGCTCGATCCGTCGTGCCTCGCGACGCCCGATCTGCGCATTCCGGAATCGGGCCTTGCACAGGTGATCGAAGGCGCGGCGCGACATGCCGGTTGCGGCGCACTCGGCGTGCGCGTCGGCGAGGCATGGCGGCTCTCTGATTTCGGCCCGTTGAGCCTCTATTTGCAGCATCAGCCGACGCTGCGCCAGGTGCTGGCGCAGATCGAGAGCTACCGGCATCTGCTGAGCGATTCGGTGGTCATTCACGTCGAGGAAACCGGGGACGTCGCGCTCGTGCACGTCGGGCTCGTGACCGGGCGGCCCCATCCGGGACCGGAAATGGTGGAACTGACAGTCGGCGTGGTGTTCAGTCTCATGCGCTCGATACTCGGCCCGAATTACGCACCCCGCAGCGTGCACTTCTCGCATGCGGCGCCGGCCAGTCTCGCAGTGCATCGCCGCTTTTTCGGGCGCAACGTCGAATTCGACAGCGAGTTCGACAGCATCGTGCTGGCGCGGCAGGATCTCGATCGTGCGAACCCGCTGGCAGACGTGCATCTCGCGCGCTACGCGAAGGATCTGCTCGACCTGCAGCCGCGCTACAGCACGGAATCGCTCGCCGACAACGTACGCCGCACCATTCATGTCCTGTTGCCGCGCGGACAAGGCGCGATCGAACCCGTGAGCTTCCGGCTCGGCCGCACGCCCCGTACGTTGCAGCGGCAGCTTGAGCAGTCCGGGCAGCGATTCTCAGCTCTCCTGAACGAAGTCCGTGCATCGCTCGCGGTGCGGTACCTGGAGCAGCAGCGTCATTCGATGTCCGATATCGGCAACCTGCTGGGCTTTTCGGAACTCAGTGCGTTCTCACGCTGGTTCAGCGCCGAATTCGGCAAGCCGCCGAGCGTGTGGCGCAACGAGCATCTGACGCAGATGCTCGCCGGCACGGATCAACGCGGGTAA
- a CDS encoding 3-keto-5-aminohexanoate cleavage protein: MNFLDGHLFPENQQPLIITAAPYAPGWLPADFPEDIPVTMEDQIQKAVDCYNAGATVLHLHVRELDGKGSKRLSKFNELIAGVRKAVPEMIIQVGGSISFAPENEGQAAKWLSDDTRHMLADLEPTPDQVTVTVNTSQMNVTDQAEDADFRGTSRENPAIFNAYKEMSVPAQPGWVEEHVRRLTARGIQSAFQCYNLNSFESVERLLRRGFYKGPLVMNWVAIAGGMDTPSVYSLANFIRAVPDGAVVTVESNVRNVLPVNMMGIAMGLHVRCGTEDCLWNQSRTQKMSTVKQIEQLVRISREFGREIATAREAREISKIGVFYDTVEESLHANGFAPNRNGGNQGFLRKTA, from the coding sequence ATGAACTTTCTCGACGGCCATCTGTTCCCGGAGAACCAGCAGCCCCTGATCATCACGGCAGCCCCTTATGCCCCCGGCTGGCTGCCCGCAGACTTCCCGGAGGATATCCCGGTCACCATGGAGGACCAGATCCAGAAGGCGGTGGACTGCTACAACGCGGGTGCCACGGTGCTGCACCTGCATGTGCGCGAACTGGACGGGAAGGGCAGCAAGCGCTTGTCCAAATTCAACGAGCTGATCGCCGGCGTGCGCAAGGCCGTGCCGGAGATGATCATCCAGGTGGGCGGATCGATCTCGTTTGCGCCCGAGAACGAGGGGCAGGCGGCGAAGTGGCTGTCCGACGACACACGCCATATGCTGGCCGATCTGGAGCCCACGCCGGACCAGGTCACGGTGACGGTCAACACCTCGCAGATGAACGTGACGGACCAGGCCGAAGACGCGGACTTCCGCGGCACGTCGCGCGAGAATCCGGCCATTTTCAACGCTTACAAGGAAATGTCGGTACCCGCGCAGCCGGGCTGGGTGGAGGAGCACGTGCGGCGCCTCACGGCGAGAGGCATCCAGAGCGCGTTCCAGTGCTACAACCTCAACAGCTTCGAATCGGTGGAGCGCCTGTTGCGCCGCGGCTTTTACAAAGGTCCGCTCGTCATGAACTGGGTGGCCATCGCGGGCGGCATGGATACGCCGAGCGTCTACAGCCTTGCCAACTTCATTCGCGCCGTGCCGGATGGTGCGGTCGTGACCGTGGAGAGCAACGTGCGCAACGTGTTGCCCGTCAATATGATGGGGATCGCCATGGGCCTTCATGTGCGTTGCGGCACTGAGGACTGCCTGTGGAACCAGTCGCGCACGCAGAAGATGAGCACCGTGAAGCAGATCGAGCAGCTCGTGCGTATCTCGCGCGAGTTCGGCCGCGAGATCGCCACGGCGCGTGAGGCGCGCGAGATCTCGAAGATCGGCGTGTTTTACGACACGGTCGAAGAGTCGTTGCACGCGAACGGCTTCGCGCCCAACCGCAACGGCGGCAATCAGGGCTTTCTGCGCAAGACGGCCTGA
- a CDS encoding dienelactone hydrolase family protein → MSTNSKNLLVRIALICICNCLVNAGHAQVARMEVIPIPSVTLTDQEFLSGRDDGKPVTVAGELRLPRSGTDRLPLVIMLHASGGVGSSVTDWEEYFLSLGVATFVIDSFSGRGIVNTINDQSQLGRLAQAEDAYRALATLSKHPRIDPNRIMLMGFSRGGQNALYASLSRFQRMHAQPGTQFAAFIAFYPDCTFTYLEDEDVVGKPVRIFQGTADNYNPVASCRAYVERLKTKGNDVQLTEYAGAGHFFDARALKQPQQLSQAQTTRNCRFVEVENGLLVNAKTRQPFSYSDSCIERGATIVYDENAAPKAKAAVGEIVSAVLKP, encoded by the coding sequence ATGTCGACAAACAGCAAAAATCTGCTCGTCCGAATCGCATTGATCTGCATTTGCAACTGCCTCGTGAACGCCGGACACGCGCAGGTGGCGCGAATGGAGGTGATCCCGATTCCGTCCGTCACGCTCACCGACCAGGAGTTTCTGAGCGGCCGCGATGATGGCAAACCTGTCACGGTGGCAGGCGAGCTTCGGCTTCCCCGAAGCGGCACCGATCGGCTTCCTCTCGTCATCATGCTGCATGCGTCCGGCGGGGTCGGCAGCAGCGTCACGGACTGGGAGGAGTACTTTCTTTCGCTCGGTGTCGCAACTTTTGTGATCGACAGTTTCTCGGGGCGAGGTATCGTCAACACGATCAACGATCAATCGCAACTCGGCCGCCTCGCACAGGCTGAGGATGCCTATCGAGCGCTTGCGACGCTTTCGAAGCACCCGAGAATCGACCCGAACAGGATCATGCTCATGGGATTCTCGCGTGGGGGGCAGAACGCGCTTTATGCAAGCCTGAGCCGGTTCCAGAGGATGCACGCTCAACCCGGTACCCAGTTCGCGGCGTTCATCGCGTTCTATCCTGACTGCACCTTCACCTATCTCGAAGACGAGGATGTCGTTGGCAAACCTGTTCGCATTTTCCAGGGGACTGCAGACAACTACAATCCAGTCGCTTCATGCCGTGCTTATGTGGAACGTCTGAAGACGAAAGGTAACGACGTCCAGTTGACTGAGTACGCCGGCGCCGGCCACTTCTTCGACGCGCGAGCGCTCAAGCAACCTCAGCAGCTATCGCAAGCACAAACGACGCGAAACTGCCGGTTTGTCGAGGTTGAAAACGGGCTGCTCGTCAACGCCAAAACGAGGCAACCCTTTAGTTACAGCGATTCGTGTATTGAGCGCGGGGCAACCATCGTGTACGACGAGAACGCGGCGCCCAAAGCCAAAGCAGCAGTCGGCGAGATCGTTAGTGCCGTGCTGAAGCCGTAA